The DNA region AGGAGGACCTCATCCTCCAGGACACCTTCGCGCAAGAGACCGCCGTCATCGTCGAGGACCCCAACATGTATTGTGTTGTGCTTGTATTCGTGATTCCTCTTGTTACCAATATGATGCTTCATCTAGATGCACACCAAGGAACGGCTGCAGATCCGGCTGATAGAAACGACGATTCATCACCAATTTGCTTTTTGCATTTTGTATCGATTTGCCTATATATTGTTTCAGATTTGtcaagaaaataaatcaaatTGCTTTTTTAAGTTTGTTTATAGTTCTACCAAATTGCCTATACATGACTACAAATTTGCCAAATAAAATACATCAAATTATCTTTTCACTTTGTTTGCAACCATCCTAATTGTGCTTCTCATAATCAACTATCTAGGTGCAAATATGGCGTTGATTTTGGCTTTTTTTTCAATCTTAATGATCTCTGAGTTCATGCCAATTTGCTTGCACATTTGTTCCAACTTGCTTCTGAGTTCATTCTGGTTTGCTTACAACTTTTAACAAAAATGTTTATCTAGGTAGTTGAATGGGGAAAGAACATATGGattttcccttttttgtttggttttgccACATATTAAAGTGGGATCTGTAAACAAAGTGCTTGAAGCACAGGCCAAAAATGAATGTTAAATATCCCAAAAATAGATAGATCAGTAGCGTTCAGACCAAATTATGCTAAATATGGGTGTGCGTGCTAAACTACTATAGCATGCACGACCAAAATTTATTTACGTCCTATATATAGCAAATCTATTCTGCGCCTAGGCGCACTATAGTTTATTGTTGCACCACCCCTCAGTTACAACTTAGAAAATTATCGATTACAATTCGCTAGATAGACTAGTTACAACCACACGTCTACAAGTACATAATTGCAATACGAGAAGCTACTGAGTTATATTTTATATGCACTATAGTTTTACTGTTACGCCACCCTAATTATAAGTCAGAAAACTGTCAGTTACAATCCGCTAGGTGGACCAGTTGTAACCGCGtgtccagaaatgcataattgcaacacgagttACGTTCATTCATAATACAATtgcaactcaatttttttatatacgTCTGGTTGCAACTCTCTGTCTCGCGGATTGTAACTAAtagttttttattataattaaaaGATGACATAATAGTAAACTACAGTACACTagacacataatatatatatatatatatttatacacaGATGCAGTTAATCATCACTTTACATAGGAGGTGAGTTGAAGCGGCCGATCAGGATGATGTATTGATTTCACAAATAGATAAGGAATATCTATCGTGTTGTAGATCTCGACCATCAAAGAGATCGAGAGCTTTCCATGGAAAGGCCAGTTTTATTTTACAGGCATAAGGAAGGCAGGGAGAGGTGTGTAGGATAATACAATGCAGTCTTGGCTTTTGCTGAAAAGGTGTGGGGATGGGGGTCTCCCTCTCCCAGCTCCATCCATCTTCCCCGGCAGTACGATACAGTGCAGTGGCAGTATAGGGGATCGGAGGCCGGGCGCGCATGCAGGCGTGAGCTTCACCCGATGATTAGCCTCACACTCACAGACTCACTCCGCCTGGAGCATTGCCTTCTTTTTTATTCATCGATCTGCTCCTGCATTGCGTTCGGCCTTTTATATCTCTACTGCTGCTTTGGTTTGCCCTTTTCGATCGGTCGGTTTCTTGTCTTTCTCTCTCACATCGACCACACACACTGCAAGCATGTCCGGTCCACCGCGCACACGCATAGCATTATATATGGGCAGTTTGCTAGCTTAACCTGAACTTGTCCTGGGCAAAGATCTCAGCCTGCATCGATAGATCTGCATGCATGTCCACCGCTAGCTGCTGCTGCCTGTTGGTCTCACCACCAAACAACACTGTATTTGACTAACACACGGTTACTAattcgatatatatatatatatatatacaccctctaaatttaattatatatGTTCCTCATATCGATGCCAAACCTGGGACCTCTAGCTCTGAATTCTGATAGCATTAATTCCATTTGGTTTCGACCAAGCACTTAGATTAgattcactactacataaaaaaTCATCATTGACGGTTAAAAAACTATATTGCTGCTAGTttttgaatcggcagtgattAAGTAGAGTGATAATCCgtgattatcattgccggttacATAACCAGCAGTGATTGTACATATATAATTATGTACCATCGGCCAGCCGTCAGCCACGACAATGAAGTAGTCATCGTTGTCGTTGTCATTGTCCTCGTCGTCGATGTTGGTGAAACaaaatatcttccacgaacaagATACAGCGAGAACCAGCTCACAAGAgcggctcaagcttggagaagaaattGAGAGGATAAGAGTGCCCAGAGTTCTCAGGGAATTCTGTTATCCACTGGCTTGGGGGCCAAGGGTTAGTATTTATACCGATACACATAGTGTAAAAATTCAAACAGGCCCATATGAGACTGGTAGAGATACAAGTATGGTACTGCACAACTAGAGCATTGGGCTAGTCCCATAGAATGTTGTCACGGCTAGTGGCAACGGTTATCCTAACAATTGGCTCTAGTGGCTAATCGTCCATCACGGCACCACACTGTTCAACGTGTCAGGCGGCCACCACTTGTACCAGTGTATTAGGCGAGCATCACTTACCCCAGCATATTAGCGTATggacatccaccatacgatggtagttatAGTCGTCTACCCATGTAGCGATTACATAGGGTGTCCCGTAAGGCGATGATACGTGACATGAATACGTTGTCAACAACATATGAGACGTCGCTTGTGCGGCAAGTTGCACAAGCATCGTTCGCACGAATACTTATTCTTTTCGTACGAAGGGTGATGAATGTGATCGTGATGAGTGTTAAGGAGATatgcactcgagaaagaaacgtgtAGATAAGGATTGGACATATTTTTATATTCTATTGTTCATTTTATACCATACCTTTGAGCATGCATTATCATCAACAAATAGTATATGGGTCCAGGCAAGCGATTTCCGACATAGCGAAAATAGCACTTGCTTGATATATGTCGGAGTTTGACCTTTTCCTCTCTTTCATCTTGTCATTGCTAACTTTGGAATTGACGACAGGATGAGGACTCGCagtagtcgtagagtttcgagtttggtttgaggtgATTGTTGGGTTGAGCTGGTCCTTTATAGATGTATTACTATAGTTCCTCTTACATATATATTCAATTGGTGGTTGtgggttagatagttgtgttggttaagtctGGAGGTTCACACATGTTTTTGTCAAAATTTGCTttcacatataaatttacttaaccatgtgtaACATCCCAATTCATAATTCTTAAAGTTGGGTTATCTACAAGTACCCAATATGAACTTAGTCTtatgagtacctttgtactcgcGCTGCTCTTTCAGATGCTACGGGCGTGGaagagttggtctttggctacttcacgcccgtcgAGGATGGTGGCGGGCATGAATAGATAACTACTCAGAGGTCGTGcatttgtgatggagcctaagggcatatgtcgttatcctccttttgttgtttatagctttagcttcCGTTGCACAGTCCTCTTTTATctaggagttgattagtttcagtCTTCTCCTAACTCGCTTTTcctgtaaattgtaagaaattgtggatgcttaagaacttgtatataatttaattactcgctctttgttGAGTTTGGTTGTGATGTGACAcattggaaaggtatgtgttttgatcttgggcacaaaacacgtgtcgggactatcagagcggtattctgattaatcattgaagtcatgattaagtaaataatcaacttaatgattaattagaatattgtttgaacAGTTCCTCACAACTAATATTACTATCTCTTTGTGTtgtgaaccaacagtgataatcactatcattgttggttcttgCTGGCTCGGCTTTTTATGTGTGCCTTAAGATTACGAACTGGTAGTGAAATGGAGGTCGGGGATGATCCTTACTATAATAGTGATTAACTACTCTAGTGACTAGAGTACTGGCACGGCTAGCATCCGTTTGAGTACCATGTTATATGTCAATAATAGATGTTAATTAGTTATCATCATTATTTTATCATCGTGATGTTATTCACACAATAAAACTTAGCTACTACATAAACCCCAATAGGCGACgcgttatcactaccggtttggatagaaccgatagtgataaggtatcactactggttcataacCCCTAACGACTAATTAATCATTGAGGTCgcatgaaccggcagtgatgagggggTATCATCATctaatttctttcttttctagatTGAAGATAAGGACAATCAGTGATGAGGGGGTATCATCATctaatttctttcttttctagatTGAAGATAAGGACAATCAGATAGAACGGTTAGAATGTGGGATTCCTCGACCTAGCACTTGTAAGCTTGGAGCTTGCCAACACAAAACTAAGACCGAGGATTACGTATTTAAGGCTATGCTCAAGTAACAATGCTAGAGATGTATATTTTTACCCTACAACTTTAGGTATGTATTTCCCCACCTACTCATATTGTTTTTTTACTCACAACACGATGCTAGGGCTAATGTCTATGGTGACATATATGTGTCCAGTTTCCACTAGATCCTGGTTGCATTGAGCTAGACAAAAGCAAGATCGTGGTCTCGGGACTTACTAAACAAACCTAAAAAATAGTACCAAAACCTCATAGATATGTTCTGCTCAACAGGTAAACTTGCTCATTTCGTCTATAGATAATCTCTAGTAATATTTCATTCTGTTTCATCTAAGTTTACTGTACTATTCACGATCACACACAGAGCGTTCGGACCATACTGTAAAAAGAGTGTACGGCATGCCTCATGCAGGAAAGATTTCTTTGTCCGCACCAACTTTTCGATACGTATGAATATTCATATATTATGATTCGTAATAAATGACTTGTTCCACTACTTTGAGgttccatttcttttttttacagTGCCACAAGCAAGACCAAGGCAACAATCTATGTGGTTTTACGTATGCACATTCATGCGAGAATGCACCGATTCTAACGTCGAAGATAATAGTGTTGAGATACGTAATTATATATTTTGCctacttttcaatttctatatgtgtttagggattaatttttttcaattggTTAATGACAGCACATGAATATGAACACAAGTCGACTACTACTCTATGAAATCATAGTCGTTCAAGAAGCGCTCGctgggttcatcaatgaccaggTAATCGATCCAAATAACGAGTTTTATGACCCAAACAACAATGATATAGTGTCGTGGGAGCTTTGTAACCGTCCCAACAACACGTTTGTAAGTATGACCGACTAGTATGTAGAAATATATTTGGTGGAAACTTGTCATGAGACCGACAGGGATACTTGTTATGAACCGATGTCCTGTCTTCTGTGGTAGTGTACCataaacaaatatgttagtcaaGCGTTTGGTGGGTCTCTGATTTGTAGCATAGATTTCCCATCCTTGTTTCTTATGTAGAACAGTGATTGTAGCGTACGGCCTTGTTGAGCCATGTCTTTTTTTCCCTTATGATATATGTGCTGCAATGTTTTACATACCACCTAAAAAATCTCACGTATCTACCACTCTAACAGTGTACGATTAGGGAAGCATTTGGCGACAGGCTTTGCAATCAAAACTGATTGCCGCCGAAGAAGAGGTCCTGCCACAGCACTGGTGCACCATGGCCTCGCTCACTAACGCCCCTGATCTGATCTTAGCCAGCAATCGATGAGGGCGATGGGGTTGCATCATGCCgtcaggtcaggtcaggtcaAATCCAATCCCAgctttattaatttattttatcgtGCCTGGTAATTATTATAGCGATCTAGGAGTATTCTATTCTGGCAGCACGTTCCGATTTCCGACAACCTGATGAGCACTCTCGGTaatctggaggaagaagaaagtcaCACTAATATAAAACCTCGTGCACCACCATACCTGACCTAACCTTATTGcctgcgtgtgtgtgtgtgtgtagctATGCCTACAATAGTTTAATCATTAAACAACTCACCAGTCCGGTAACAAAGAAGTTTGCAGTTAAATCCAAATAAGGTGCTTTCATCCTCAGAATGCCATTCGGTCTCACCCTCACTTGTATCTGATTTCAGTGGTGTCACGCGTCCAATTGACAAATTCACAACTTAACATgacataattaaaaataagacTTTGCTTGCAAATTGCAATGGGATGTCCAACTCTCCACAACGCTAGCTAGCTGAATTCGAGAAAAACCATCTGAGGCAGCATGGCAGCCCTTGCTTGCGGGTGCCAACTGCCGACAGGCTCGGCAGCAACAGGCTCAATGCAATACACAATTCTGTTGAATTCCGACTTGTCCAAGATGCACAATGACAGGACTTCCACACAAATCATGAATGGAACCTACAAATTCGACCTACACTCAAATTCTGTCAATATCCTAATTTGAAAACAGCTGAACACGATCTGGCAAGGTTTTTTAATGGGCGAACGCCAATGCAACCAGTGAGACCCAAACTGCGAGCAAATAGCCATTTAGTTTGGCTGCATAGGCTGATGAATTTGAAGAACCATGAGGCTTCTGAGCCCTGGAAAATGACAACAGCTGAAGCATTAGACATTGCTCATATATGGATGACTATATGTAAGAAGGATCTACTATCTATAGAGCAGAGCATAAACAAATAGCATACTTCTGTTTATCCTTGAGGAGCCCACAGTAGAGCATGTTATCTGGAGCAACCATCTCAGTAACATTATAGCCTCCATCTGGGTCCAAGACCCTGATGTAAGTCTCCTGTCCGAGATACCATGTGTCGAGATTTTCTGTGCGTACATTCCAAAAACCCGGGCTGTCAAGTGACAGCATGACAGCAGTCCATGCTCCAGGAAATACCTACAGTGTGAATGTGTCATAGTAACATCAATTAACTGCAGGCTGCGACACTTTCAGCAAATGATGTCTACATAAGTAAATGTGTCTCTTCAATCTTCATTACGAAAAAGTAACATCTTGCATCCATCAGCTCATAAACAAATATTACAGAAGGGTATGAACATTAGCAGAAACATAAGCATCCTGAAACACTATAGAACTGGTTCTCAGTCCTACAATACATACCTGTGTGGTGCAACGAGAAACACCATCCCACTTGTTGTACGTGCCACGGCTGTTCTCAGTCCACTCACCATAGTCCATTCTGTTGGCAATTTGCAAATGATTCAGCATACAGGACTTTTGCTGATTGTCAGCTAAGGAAATGAAAATCCAAGGCACTACTCACCCTACAACCCAGAATGCATATCCATCAATATGGTAGGTCTGGACTTTGGTGTCATTGTTCTGAAATACAATTTCCAAAAAGTTCTTGTATGTGGAGTTAATGACAGAAGCTCCAATCACTGGCGGTCCATCAATTGGCATAGTAGGGAAGTCAAGTGTGTAGACTCCTTTCTTGCCATAGAGATCTGCCAACCTCAGAGGAGTATCAGGTGGGGAATAAGAGATACCACTCAGTGTAGTCCGTTTTTTCCCATTGATGGTAACAGGTGGTTCATTCCTCAGCTTGTACACCTGGCTGACATTGATAGAACCATAATGAAATGAACCTTGAGGATTCGGACGAGCAGCACCAGTGCTCACATTCATCctgaaaaaagaaacaagatacTGTTAGGCCAATGTATGGATGCACGCACCATCCAGAACACGACGGGACAGCCATCTCTAAGATCGATGCTTTTAAAAAAAGAGGGACTAGGATTGAGTGTGACAAAATTAAGACAGTGGTCATTTGGACAGTCAgcgaccaagaagaaagggttATTTTATGCAAACCTGATTGAGCGCGCCTGGTTCATTGAGAAAGTTTTGTCATACTCATCATTTGGTGGATCAGGAAGAGGACCAGATGCTTTGCCCTTCGAATTTGAATACTGCAAGATTGCAACACCAGTAACTCTGGTCCAGAGTGATTCATTCACAAACCTGGCACTGGCCACGATATAATAATCACTGCTTGCGTTCTGATCCATAGTGACCAAAAATGAGTAAGACTGCCCCACATGGATGTCAAGATTTGTGAAATTCTGCTTCATCGTGTATGAACCCTCTGTTTCAACAATGGCCAAGTTGTGGTTTTGGATCCTGAAGTTCAAGCTCGTAGATACACCCACATTGTGGACACGGAAACGGTACGTTTTTCCTGTTGTGGAGCACAAGCTGTCAGCGACCAAATTATGACAATGTACAGAAGCAAtcattgtttaaaaaaaaaatagttggcTCGCCATGAAAGTGACAATGAATCGTTGCCTTCATCCCTCCTC from Phragmites australis chromosome 8, lpPhrAust1.1, whole genome shotgun sequence includes:
- the LOC133926078 gene encoding monocopper oxidase-like protein SKU5, whose product is MAALPSLLAIAILILATAAQATDPYAFFDWDVSYITASPLGVPQKVIAINKQFPGPIMNVTTNYNVVVNVLNSLDEPLLITWDGIQHRKNCWQDGVLGTTCPIPPGWNWTYNFQVKDQIGSFFYFPPLSMQRAAGGFGGITVNNRAVISVPFDTPDGDITLFIGDWYKKNHMDLRKMLDDGKELGMPDGVLMNGKGPYRYNDSLVPDGIEYETIKVEPGKTYRFRVHNVGVSTSLNFRIQNHNLAIVETEGSYTMKQNFTNLDIHVGQSYSFLVTMDQNASSDYYIVASARFVNESLWTRVTGVAILQYSNSKGKASGPLPDPPNDEYDKTFSMNQARSIRMNVSTGAARPNPQGSFHYGSINVSQVYKLRNEPPVTINGKKRTTLSGISYSPPDTPLRLADLYGKKGVYTLDFPTMPIDGPPVIGASVINSTYKNFLEIVFQNNDTKVQTYHIDGYAFWVVGMDYGEWTENSRGTYNKWDGVSRCTTQVFPGAWTAVMLSLDSPGFWNVRTENLDTWYLGQETYIRVLDPDGGYNVTEMVAPDNMLYCGLLKDKQKAQKPHGSSNSSAYAAKLNGYLLAVWVSLVALAFAH